A window from Solanum stenotomum isolate F172 chromosome 7, ASM1918654v1, whole genome shotgun sequence encodes these proteins:
- the LOC125870403 gene encoding transcription factor FAMA isoform X2, with protein MEKKEKKQPSLPTIFPSLNDDNYYSLDDDSYNCHNYQHPQMVNNEEEKALMVSQKEEEINVAFVGENSKANESKKKRKRTKIRMKSSEEVENQRMTHIEVERNRRKQMNEHLHVLRSLMPSSYVQRGDQASIVGGAIEFVRELEQLLQCLESQKRRKLYGDHQDSSLMEIQNPSNLVFAPNNNEIGIIQEDIAEIKSILADVEVKIIGIDNAMIKILSKRRPGQLINTISALQDLQLNIIHTNVTTIEHTVLYTFNVKICGETRFSADNIANLVQQIFSFFHANSAI; from the exons atggagaaaaaagaaaaaaaacag CCTTCTTTGCCTACAATTTTTCCAAGTCTAAATGATGATAATTACTACTCTCTTGATGATGATTCTTATAATTGTCATAATTATCAACATCCACAAATGGTtaataatgaagaagaaaaggccTTGATGGTGTcacaaaaagaagaggaaattaATGTGGCATTTGTTGGTGAAAACAGCAAAGCAAATGAAAgcaagaagaagagaaaaagaacaaaaataagaatgaaGAGTAGTGAGGAAGTTGAGAATCAAAGAATGACACATATTGAAGTGGAGAGGAATAGAAGAAAGCAAATGAATGAACATCTTCATGTGTTGAGGTCACTCATGCCAAGCTCATATGTACAAAGG GGTGATCAAGCTTCAATTGTTGGTGGAGCAATAGAATTTGTAAGAGAATTGGAACAACTTTTACAATGTCTTGAatcacaaaaaagaagaaaactctATGGAGATCATCAAGATTCATCATTAATGGAAATTCAAAATCCATCTAATTTAGTATTTGCTcctaataataatgaaattggaATTATTCAAGAAGATATAGCTGAGATTAAGTCAATTTTGGCTGATGTTGAAGTGAAGATTATTGGTATTGATAATGCTATGATCAAGATTTTATCAAAAAGAAGGCCAGGACAACTCATTAACACTATTTCTGCATTACAAGATTTGCAACTTAACATTATTCATACAAATGTTACAACAATTGAACATACTGTTTTGTATACTTTCAATGTTAAG ATTTGTGGTGAAACAAGGTTTTCAGCTGATAATATAGCAAATTTGGTCCAGCAAATATTCAGTTTTTTTCATGCAAATAGTGCCATATGA
- the LOC125870411 gene encoding cyclin-dependent kinase inhibitor 4-like, translating into MGKYIRKARKTEDVSPLGVLTRAKALALNGGDGGSYLELRSRRLVKPFTVLEGRRQRNGVPKNPNLVNPNPNQIPNVCVNSEEGKGVKEMENQKEKEKSCLGPEDSFGEKLLEFEGRKRTSRESTPCSLIRDSDNIQTPGSSTRRTNANEANGRVLNSIQPTIPTDLEMDEFFTRAEKEQQRKFIEKYNFDPVNDKPLPGRYEWVKVNH; encoded by the exons ATGGGAAAGTACATAAGGAAGGCAAGAAAAACAGAGGATGTATCTCCTCTTGGTGTTCTTACAAGGGCTAAAGCTTTAGCTCTTAACGGCGGTGATGGTGGGTCGTATCTTGAGCTTCGGAGTAGAAGGCTGGTCAAACCCTTTACGGTTCTTGAAGGGAGAAGACAGAGAAATGGTGTTCCCAAAAATCCCAATTTggtaaaccctaaccctaaccaAATCCCTAATGTTTGTGTGAATTCTGAAGAGGGAAAGGGTGTTAAGGAAATGGAAAAtcagaaggagaaggagaagagcTGCTTGGGTCCTGAAGATTCATTTGGAGAAAAATTGCTGGAATTTGAAGGTAGAAAAAG GACCTCCAGGGAGAGCACACCTTGCAGTTTGATAAGGGATTCAGACAACATTCAGACCCCTGGTTCCAGTACTAGGCGTACTAATGCAAATGAGGCCAATGGCAGAGTACTAAACTCGATTCAACCAACTATCCCAACAGATCTTGAAATGGACGAGTTTTTTACCCGTGCAGAAAAGGAGCAGCAGAGAAAATTCATTGAGAA GTACAACTTTGATCCAGTGAACGACAAGCCTCTTCCCGGACGTTACGAATGGGTGAAAGTAAATCATTAG
- the LOC125870403 gene encoding transcription factor FAMA isoform X1 — translation MLSNFEHEILLQPSLPTIFPSLNDDNYYSLDDDSYNCHNYQHPQMVNNEEEKALMVSQKEEEINVAFVGENSKANESKKKRKRTKIRMKSSEEVENQRMTHIEVERNRRKQMNEHLHVLRSLMPSSYVQRGDQASIVGGAIEFVRELEQLLQCLESQKRRKLYGDHQDSSLMEIQNPSNLVFAPNNNEIGIIQEDIAEIKSILADVEVKIIGIDNAMIKILSKRRPGQLINTISALQDLQLNIIHTNVTTIEHTVLYTFNVKICGETRFSADNIANLVQQIFSFFHANSAI, via the exons ATGTTGTCTAATTTTGAACATGAAATATTATTGCAGCCTTCTTTGCCTACAATTTTTCCAAGTCTAAATGATGATAATTACTACTCTCTTGATGATGATTCTTATAATTGTCATAATTATCAACATCCACAAATGGTtaataatgaagaagaaaaggccTTGATGGTGTcacaaaaagaagaggaaattaATGTGGCATTTGTTGGTGAAAACAGCAAAGCAAATGAAAgcaagaagaagagaaaaagaacaaaaataagaatgaaGAGTAGTGAGGAAGTTGAGAATCAAAGAATGACACATATTGAAGTGGAGAGGAATAGAAGAAAGCAAATGAATGAACATCTTCATGTGTTGAGGTCACTCATGCCAAGCTCATATGTACAAAGG GGTGATCAAGCTTCAATTGTTGGTGGAGCAATAGAATTTGTAAGAGAATTGGAACAACTTTTACAATGTCTTGAatcacaaaaaagaagaaaactctATGGAGATCATCAAGATTCATCATTAATGGAAATTCAAAATCCATCTAATTTAGTATTTGCTcctaataataatgaaattggaATTATTCAAGAAGATATAGCTGAGATTAAGTCAATTTTGGCTGATGTTGAAGTGAAGATTATTGGTATTGATAATGCTATGATCAAGATTTTATCAAAAAGAAGGCCAGGACAACTCATTAACACTATTTCTGCATTACAAGATTTGCAACTTAACATTATTCATACAAATGTTACAACAATTGAACATACTGTTTTGTATACTTTCAATGTTAAG ATTTGTGGTGAAACAAGGTTTTCAGCTGATAATATAGCAAATTTGGTCCAGCAAATATTCAGTTTTTTTCATGCAAATAGTGCCATATGA